A stretch of DNA from Mycobacterium senriense:
GACCCGCTGGACGGCACGCGCGAGTTCTCCACGCCCGGCCGCGACGACTGGGCGGTGCACATCGCGCTGTGGCAGCGCCCCACCGGCGGCTCCAGCAACGGCCAGCGCGAAATCACCGACGCGGCGGTGTCGTTGCCGGCCCGCGGGAACATCGTGTACCGCAGCGACACCGTGACCGCCGCCGCCGCGCGCGTCGGCGTCACCGACACCATCCGCATCGCCGTCAGCGCGACCCGTCCTCCCGCGGTGCTGCACCGGATGCGCCAGACGCTGCCCATCCAGCCCGTCGCGATCGGCTCGGCGGGCGCGAAGGCGATGGCCATCATCGACGGGCACGTCGACGCCTACGTGCACGCGGGCGGCCAGTGGGAGTGGGATTCGGCGGCCCCGGCCGGGGTGGTGATGGCCGCGGGGATGCATGCGTCGCGGCTCGACGGATCGCCGATGCGCTACAACCAACTCGACCCGTATCTGCCCGACTTCGTGATGTGCCGCGCCGAGCTGGCGCCGATCCTGCTGGGTGCCATCCGCGGCGGGTAATGCCGAACGGCCGCTACCGCCCCAACCGGCGCCGCCAGTCTTTCGCCTGTGAGGGCGGGCGATTCAGACTTGCTTCGCCGGCGCGCCTAGGCTGATTGCCATGCAGTCGTGGTCTTCCCCACAGGTCCCGGTGTTGTCGGGACGCGGTCCGGAGCTTCGGTTGTATGACACGTCTGACCGGCAGGTGCGTCCCGTGGCGGCCGGCTCGACCGCCACGATGTATGTCTGCGGCATCACCCCGTACGACGCCACCCATCTGGGCCACGCGGCGACATATCTGGCATTCGATCTGATCTACCGGCAGTGGCTGGATCTCGGCCACGACGTCCACTACGTACAGAACGTCACCGACGTCGATGATCCGCTGCTGGAGCGCGCCGAGCGGGACGGCATCGACTGGCGCGACCTGGCCGAGCGAGAGGTGTCGCTGTACCGCGAAGACATGGCGGCGCTGCGCATTTTGGCGCCCCGCGAATACGTCGGGGCGACCGAGGCGGTCGCCGAGGTCGTCGAACTCGTCGAGAAGATGCTGGCCTCCGGCGCGGCCTACGTCGTCGAGGGCGAGCACCCCGACATCTACTACCGCGCCGACGCGACTCCGCAGTTCGGCTACGAGTCCGGCTATGACCGCGACACCATGCTGCGTCTGTTCGCGGAGCGCGGCGGCGACCCGGAACGGCCGGGCAAGACCGACCAACTCGATGCCCTGCTCTGGCGGGCCGCGCGGCCGGGGGAGCCCAGCTGGCCCTCAGCGTTCGGCGCCGGCCGCCCGGGCTGGCACGTCGAGTGCGCGGCGATCGCGCTCAGCCGCATCGGCAGCGGCCTGGACATCCAGGGCGGCGGCAGCGATCTGATCTTCCCGCACCACGAATTCACCGCCGCGCATGCCGAATGTGTGCGCGGCGAGCGGAGATTCGCGCGCCACTACGTGCACGCCGGGATGATCGGCTGGGACGGGCACAAGATGTCCAAGAGCCGCGGCAACCTGGTGCTGGTGTCGCAGCTGCGCGCCCGGGGCGTCGAGCCGGCGGCGATCCGGCTGGGGCTGCTGGCCGGGCACTACCGCGGTGACCGGTACTGGAGCGATCAGGTGCTCGACGAGGCCATCGCACGGCTGCAGCGTTGGCGCAGCGCGGCCGCGCTGCCGGCCGGTCCGGACGCCGCCGACGTGATCGCGCGACTGCGTCAATACCTGGCCGATGACCTGAATACTCCCAAAGCCCTTGCCGCGCTTGATGGCTGGGCCACCGATGCGCTGGAATACGGTGGCCACGACGCCGAGGCGCCCAAGTTGGTGGCGACCGCCGTCGATGCGCTACTGGGCGTGGCCCTCTAGCCGACGCGGCGGCATGCCGTCGGTCACGCCGGCAGAGCCGTTCCCGCGCCGGGTTCATCCGGGTTGACCCGTGCGGTGGCCGTCAGCGCGGGCGTCCACCATTTCGCCAGCGCCAACAGATCGACGGCTTCTTCGTAGAGGTTTGTTGAACGGGAGCGCACCGCAAAAGCCTTATCGGGTGCCTCGGGTCGATGTCCGGCGGCCTTGGCCTCGGCGGCGCGCGCCAGTTCGAAAGCGGTTGTCGCGGAGTCTCGTTCGTCGGCCGGCACCGAGTGCTCATGGAGGAAATGGGCCAGCTGGTCCGGAGCCGTACTACGCACGTAGTGGCGCAGCTGCAGGATCGCGTCGCGGATTTCGATGACGGTTTGGTGCAGCTGGAGAGTGGTCTTCTGGAATCGCCGCTGGTCATGCTCGATACTGAAACTGCTTTCCGGCACCACGGCTGTCATGCTGAGCCGCAGTGGCTGTAAACGGTTCCAGGTGCGGCTGATGCGGTCCAACCCGAAAAACGAATGCAGCCTGACGACGAGCGGCACCGCACCGAAGAGATAGACGATGACGGCCCTCCATAGGAACTCCGAACCGTGAA
This window harbors:
- a CDS encoding 3'(2'),5'-bisphosphate nucleotidase CysQ; protein product: MSPAADEITDAALAADLAADAGELLLKVRDEVGFGYPWALGDAGDSLANALILRRLHEQRPDDAVLSEEAYDDLSRLKHDRVWIIDPLDGTREFSTPGRDDWAVHIALWQRPTGGSSNGQREITDAAVSLPARGNIVYRSDTVTAAAARVGVTDTIRIAVSATRPPAVLHRMRQTLPIQPVAIGSAGAKAMAIIDGHVDAYVHAGGQWEWDSAAPAGVVMAAGMHASRLDGSPMRYNQLDPYLPDFVMCRAELAPILLGAIRGG
- the mshC gene encoding cysteine--1-D-myo-inosityl 2-amino-2-deoxy-alpha-D-glucopyranoside ligase; protein product: MQSWSSPQVPVLSGRGPELRLYDTSDRQVRPVAAGSTATMYVCGITPYDATHLGHAATYLAFDLIYRQWLDLGHDVHYVQNVTDVDDPLLERAERDGIDWRDLAEREVSLYREDMAALRILAPREYVGATEAVAEVVELVEKMLASGAAYVVEGEHPDIYYRADATPQFGYESGYDRDTMLRLFAERGGDPERPGKTDQLDALLWRAARPGEPSWPSAFGAGRPGWHVECAAIALSRIGSGLDIQGGGSDLIFPHHEFTAAHAECVRGERRFARHYVHAGMIGWDGHKMSKSRGNLVLVSQLRARGVEPAAIRLGLLAGHYRGDRYWSDQVLDEAIARLQRWRSAAALPAGPDAADVIARLRQYLADDLNTPKALAALDGWATDALEYGGHDAEAPKLVATAVDALLGVAL